One Thermoplasmata archaeon genomic region harbors:
- a CDS encoding RNAase P, translating into MGKRRHRVGRRSREIVRIAQERMVILFKMARERALVGDLALADRYVALARNIGMRYNVRPPAPLKRLYCRTCGSFLIPGRTLRVRIRPGRAISSCLKCGRVVRRPTTPATGKHLLKQRP; encoded by the coding sequence GAGGTCCCGGGAGATTGTGCGGATAGCCCAAGAGAGGATGGTCATTCTTTTTAAAATGGCTCGGGAGAGGGCCCTTGTCGGAGACCTAGCTCTCGCGGACCGCTATGTTGCGCTCGCAAGAAATATCGGTATGCGGTACAATGTGCGCCCGCCAGCGCCACTGAAGCGTCTGTACTGCAGGACCTGCGGCTCGTTCCTTATTCCCGGCCGAACGCTGAGAGTGAGGATAAGGCCCGGCAGGGCAATTAGCTCATGCCTGAAATGCGGCAGGGTCGTCCGCCGCCCGACGACCCCTGCGACCGGGAAACATTTATTAAAGCAGAGGCCATAG